From one Microbulbifer sp. A4B17 genomic stretch:
- a CDS encoding Do family serine endopeptidase, with protein MVKRCTQYLLVICLLVSGAANARGLPELTELIENNSPAVVKINTVDRNRTSRSSQPQLQQEIPDIFRHLFEPRQRQQRPVASMGSGFIISEDGYIVTNNHVVDGADQVTVTLTDRREYEAQVIGKDVRSDLALLKIEADDLSAVRWGDSEDLQVGEWVVAIGSPFGLDYSASAGIVSAMGRSIPNESRENYVPFIQTDVAINPGNSGGPLFNLDGEVVGINSQIYTRSGGSIGLSFAIPASLAQDVVAQLKEKGRVDRGWLGVGISNVDRDMAEAMGLGKPAGALIEQVSPGSPAAQAGILPGDIIMRFHGQKIGVHGDLPHVVGQIRPGTEAQVELMRKGKSERVSVTVGALPGSDEDGVQAAAYPSSAVGGRLGVVVEEIPDVLKQRWNVETGVLVKQVIPGKPGAKAGLRSGDIIAQLGFEEVGDISEYKTVVKDLPQDELLPIRFFRAGQSTFRTIKIES; from the coding sequence ATGGTTAAACGTTGTACACAATATCTATTGGTCATTTGTCTGCTGGTTTCCGGGGCTGCCAATGCCCGTGGACTACCTGAGCTTACTGAGTTAATCGAAAATAACTCTCCGGCAGTTGTCAAAATCAATACGGTTGATCGCAACCGCACCAGTCGCAGCAGCCAGCCGCAGCTACAGCAGGAAATTCCCGACATCTTCCGTCACCTTTTCGAGCCCCGCCAGCGCCAACAGCGTCCGGTAGCGAGCATGGGGTCCGGTTTTATCATTTCTGAAGATGGCTATATCGTGACCAACAATCACGTGGTTGACGGTGCAGACCAGGTAACCGTTACCCTTACCGATCGCCGCGAGTATGAGGCGCAGGTTATCGGTAAGGATGTGCGCTCTGACCTGGCCTTGTTGAAGATTGAAGCGGATGACCTTTCGGCGGTGCGCTGGGGCGACTCTGAAGATTTGCAGGTGGGGGAATGGGTCGTAGCTATCGGCTCGCCTTTCGGCCTGGACTACTCCGCGAGTGCCGGGATCGTCAGTGCGATGGGCCGCAGTATTCCCAATGAAAGCCGCGAGAATTATGTTCCTTTTATCCAGACAGATGTGGCAATCAACCCCGGAAATTCCGGTGGCCCGCTGTTTAACCTGGATGGCGAAGTAGTGGGAATCAACTCCCAGATCTATACCCGTAGTGGTGGCTCTATCGGCCTGTCCTTTGCCATTCCCGCCAGTCTGGCCCAGGACGTCGTTGCCCAGCTGAAGGAAAAAGGTCGTGTTGACCGTGGCTGGCTTGGTGTGGGAATCAGCAATGTCGATCGTGACATGGCGGAAGCTATGGGGCTCGGAAAGCCTGCCGGTGCATTGATTGAACAGGTCAGCCCCGGATCACCCGCAGCACAGGCGGGAATCCTTCCCGGCGATATCATTATGCGCTTCCACGGCCAGAAGATAGGTGTGCACGGCGACCTGCCCCACGTTGTCGGTCAGATCCGCCCGGGAACAGAGGCTCAGGTGGAGTTAATGCGCAAAGGTAAGTCCGAGCGCGTGAGTGTCACTGTCGGCGCTTTACCGGGCTCCGATGAGGACGGCGTTCAGGCGGCGGCTTATCCCAGCTCCGCGGTAGGTGGGCGCCTTGGTGTTGTGGTTGAAGAAATTCCCGATGTCCTCAAGCAGCGCTGGAATGTGGAAACCGGAGTACTGGTAAAGCAGGTGATTCCGGGGAAGCCTGGCGCCAAGGCTGGTTTGCGCAGCGGCGACATTATCGCTCAGCTCGGGTTTGAGGAAGTGGGCGATATCAGTGAGTACAAAACGGTGGTCAAGGATCTGCCGCAAGACGAGCTGTTGCCGATTCGCTTCTTTCGTGCCGGACAGTCCACTTTCCGTACAATTAAGATTGAAAGCTGA
- a CDS encoding sigma-E factor negative regulatory protein: MSHGNHQERLNESLSALMDGEVSELELQRLLKASAASEEFGERWSRYQLAASVMRREQVAPVDSSLAASISAAIDEEEPLSQSGSGGSVVAGSLVNNRWWRPLSRGAVAATVAFAAILGVQQMTDSPQSTIQGTSQPVASVEREAQPVVQSAPQPSGFYVPAPSTRSVSTAAPRFVPEQRTGVVGQAVIQQAPTPELMRHLNRVMIQHSEQAAHVGSQGMVPFARATYGEQVGM, from the coding sequence ATGTCCCACGGGAATCATCAGGAACGTCTTAACGAGTCGCTCTCGGCGCTCATGGATGGCGAAGTCAGCGAACTGGAGCTGCAACGGCTTCTGAAGGCCAGTGCGGCCTCTGAAGAGTTCGGTGAGCGCTGGTCGCGCTACCAACTCGCGGCGAGCGTTATGCGCCGCGAACAGGTCGCGCCGGTTGACTCCAGTCTTGCAGCGAGTATTTCTGCCGCCATCGACGAGGAAGAGCCTCTGTCCCAAAGCGGCAGTGGGGGATCTGTGGTTGCTGGCAGTTTGGTCAACAATCGCTGGTGGCGTCCGCTGTCCCGTGGTGCTGTTGCCGCAACGGTGGCCTTTGCTGCCATTTTGGGTGTGCAGCAAATGACAGACTCTCCGCAGAGCACCATTCAGGGGACAAGCCAGCCGGTAGCTTCGGTAGAGCGTGAAGCTCAGCCCGTTGTTCAGTCGGCACCGCAACCCTCCGGATTCTATGTGCCCGCTCCCTCGACGCGTTCTGTGAGCACAGCGGCTCCCCGCTTTGTGCCCGAGCAGCGCACCGGTGTAGTGGGGCAGGCCGTTATTCAGCAGGCGCCGACCCCCGAGTTGATGCGCCACCTGAATCGCGTAATGATTCAGCACTCAGAACAAGCCGCTCATGTGGGCAGTCAGGGCATGGTGCCCTTCGCTCGCGCCACTTACGGCGAACAGGTTGGAATGTAG
- a CDS encoding protein YgfX, with the protein MTTPDSRNSSTPRLYERSARLSCAVAPSSLLLLLLLLIAFLAILLIWLCNLPLLLSGIASLLVVIYVWGEWRRMKTVRGHLSTRERRWFWRPDGAENREFQFVGELVLWSWLVVINGRDGGGRRLRLVLARDMLAPQDWRRLQVALRCSR; encoded by the coding sequence GTGACAACACCGGACTCCAGGAATAGCTCAACTCCACGACTTTATGAGCGCAGCGCCCGCTTGAGTTGCGCCGTTGCGCCCTCCTCTCTTTTACTGCTACTCCTTTTACTGATTGCCTTTCTGGCGATTCTGCTTATTTGGCTGTGTAACTTGCCACTATTGTTATCTGGGATAGCCAGCCTGCTCGTTGTAATTTACGTCTGGGGAGAGTGGCGCCGTATGAAAACTGTGCGAGGCCATTTATCGACCCGCGAGCGGAGATGGTTTTGGCGTCCTGATGGTGCTGAGAATCGCGAGTTCCAGTTTGTTGGTGAGCTGGTGCTTTGGTCCTGGTTGGTGGTGATCAACGGCCGGGACGGCGGTGGGCGCAGGCTGCGCTTGGTGCTGGCTAGGGATATGCTGGCGCCGCAGGATTGGCGCAGGCTTCAGGTAGCACTCCGCTGTTCCCGTTAG
- the mpaA gene encoding murein tripeptide amidase MpaA: MSEMRPRPERGQFHLPTKLYGQSVLGAPLLYFPAQTGTKHGLIMAGTHGDEVAAVVTLSCALRALAANSLSHHVILAVNPDGCQLGTRANARGVDLNRNFATANWDGNGNVYRWNSAAEKRDVRLGTGDSAASEPETSALCQLITKLEPAWTVSIHEPLACVEDPNNSPLGVRLASDFNLPLVGDVGYQTPGSFGTWCAEQKLPCITLEFPSISADAASEDYLQAMIDLLTYVQ; the protein is encoded by the coding sequence ATGTCGGAAATGCGCCCGCGCCCCGAGCGCGGACAATTTCATCTGCCCACCAAACTCTACGGCCAAAGTGTGTTGGGCGCTCCACTGCTCTACTTCCCCGCGCAAACCGGCACAAAGCACGGCCTGATAATGGCCGGCACCCACGGAGATGAAGTAGCCGCTGTGGTCACTCTATCCTGTGCACTGCGCGCCCTCGCAGCTAACTCGTTGAGCCACCATGTAATCCTCGCCGTCAATCCGGACGGCTGCCAGCTGGGTACCAGAGCCAACGCGCGCGGGGTTGATCTCAACCGCAATTTTGCAACGGCAAATTGGGATGGCAATGGCAATGTCTATCGGTGGAACAGTGCTGCAGAAAAGCGCGACGTTCGCCTGGGCACAGGAGACAGCGCTGCCTCTGAACCCGAAACCTCTGCACTCTGTCAATTGATTACCAAGCTGGAACCTGCATGGACCGTCTCCATTCACGAACCCCTGGCTTGTGTCGAGGACCCCAACAACAGCCCGCTGGGGGTACGACTCGCCAGTGATTTCAACCTGCCCCTGGTAGGGGATGTGGGCTACCAGACCCCTGGCTCCTTCGGTACCTGGTGCGCAGAACAAAAACTGCCCTGTATCACTCTCGAATTTCCATCAATCTCAGCCGATGCCGCCAGCGAGGATTATCTCCAGGCCATGATCGACCTACTGACTTACGTCCAGTAA
- the nadB gene encoding L-aspartate oxidase, with the protein MNAQANYDVLVIGSGAAGLTLALHLASQYRVALLSKQRLQDGSTWFAQGGIAAVLDEMDSVESHIADTLDAGAGLCHPASVRFTVEESTAAIRWLIDQGVDFTREQKGYHLTKEGGHSHRRIIHSADATGRAVHSTLITKVLNSPNIDCFEHRVAIDLIRQPDPDKGRFRCAGAYVLDKNTDEVELIQAKAVVLATGGASKAYLYTSNPDGASGDGIAMAWRAGCRVANMEFNQFHPTCLYHPKAKAMLVTEALRGEGALLKLPDGSRFMDRFDKRGELAPRDIVARAIDHEMKRLGADCLYLDISHKDPQFVRDHFPTVYSNCLRYGIDITREPIPVVPAAHYTCGGIMVDRHGRTDLDQLYAIGETTFTGLHGANRLASNSLLECLVYARSAALHIDEHLGMVQAPRPSPDWDASRVTDSDEDVVISHNWDELRRFMWDYVGIVRTRKRLLRAQHRVKLLQKEIREFYANYRISNDLVELRNLSLVSELIIRSALDRRESRGLHYSLDYPHLRELAMDTILVPENFAGQRQFI; encoded by the coding sequence ATGAATGCCCAGGCAAACTACGACGTTCTCGTAATCGGAAGCGGTGCGGCAGGCCTCACACTGGCCCTGCATCTCGCCTCCCAGTATCGCGTGGCCCTGCTCTCCAAACAGAGACTGCAGGATGGCTCCACCTGGTTCGCCCAGGGAGGCATCGCCGCAGTGCTGGATGAGATGGATTCGGTTGAGTCGCATATTGCAGACACATTAGACGCGGGTGCAGGACTCTGCCACCCCGCTTCAGTGCGCTTTACCGTAGAGGAGAGCACTGCTGCGATCCGCTGGTTGATCGACCAGGGAGTGGACTTCACCCGCGAACAAAAGGGCTACCACCTCACTAAAGAGGGGGGGCACAGTCACCGACGTATCATTCACAGCGCCGACGCCACCGGCCGAGCGGTACACAGCACACTGATCACCAAGGTCCTGAACAGCCCCAATATCGACTGCTTTGAACACCGTGTCGCCATCGATCTGATCCGCCAACCAGACCCGGATAAAGGCCGCTTTCGCTGCGCTGGCGCCTATGTGCTCGACAAGAATACCGATGAAGTTGAGCTGATCCAGGCCAAAGCCGTCGTCCTGGCTACAGGCGGTGCCAGTAAGGCCTATCTCTACACCAGCAACCCCGACGGTGCCAGCGGGGATGGAATCGCAATGGCCTGGCGCGCCGGTTGCCGCGTTGCCAATATGGAGTTCAACCAGTTCCATCCCACCTGTCTCTACCACCCCAAGGCCAAGGCCATGCTGGTTACCGAGGCATTGCGCGGTGAAGGCGCCCTACTCAAGCTTCCCGACGGCAGTCGGTTTATGGACCGCTTCGACAAGCGGGGAGAGTTGGCGCCACGGGATATTGTCGCCCGGGCCATCGACCACGAGATGAAGCGACTGGGTGCCGATTGCCTCTATCTGGATATCTCCCACAAAGATCCGCAGTTTGTGCGTGACCACTTCCCCACAGTTTACAGCAACTGCCTTCGATACGGCATTGATATCACTCGTGAGCCCATTCCCGTTGTACCGGCAGCCCACTATACCTGCGGCGGCATTATGGTCGACCGCCACGGCCGCACAGACCTCGATCAACTTTACGCTATCGGCGAAACAACCTTTACCGGCCTGCACGGCGCCAACCGCCTGGCCAGTAATTCCTTATTAGAGTGCCTGGTTTATGCACGCTCGGCGGCGCTACATATTGATGAGCACCTGGGTATGGTGCAGGCGCCCCGCCCATCTCCCGATTGGGACGCATCGCGAGTCACCGATTCCGATGAAGACGTTGTGATCTCCCACAACTGGGATGAACTGCGCCGCTTTATGTGGGATTACGTGGGCATTGTGCGAACCCGCAAGCGACTTTTGCGCGCTCAACACCGGGTGAAACTGCTGCAGAAAGAGATTCGCGAGTTCTACGCCAATTACCGTATCAGCAACGACCTGGTGGAACTGCGCAATCTCTCACTGGTATCGGAACTGATTATCCGCTCAGCCCTGGATCGCCGCGAAAGCCGGGGGCTGCACTACTCCCTGGACTACCCGCATCTGCGAGAACTGGCAATGGACACTATTCTGGTGCCTGAGAACTTTGCCGGCCAGCGCCAGTTTATTTAA
- a CDS encoding succinate dehydrogenase assembly factor 2 → MDRNRLFWASRRGMLELDLVLLPFLDNVYETLEPEDQQRYIRLLDEQDQDLFAWFLRREDPADPELKRIVQIIRDNTGLQE, encoded by the coding sequence ATGGATCGCAACCGCCTGTTTTGGGCCAGTCGCCGTGGCATGTTGGAATTGGATCTGGTGTTGTTGCCGTTTCTGGATAATGTCTATGAAACCCTTGAGCCCGAGGATCAGCAGCGCTATATCCGCCTGCTCGATGAGCAGGACCAGGATCTGTTCGCCTGGTTCCTGCGCCGTGAAGATCCGGCTGACCCGGAGTTGAAGCGTATAGTGCAGATAATTCGTGACAACACCGGACTCCAGGAATAG
- a CDS encoding folate-binding protein YgfZ encodes MDQQQWQDFLSNEGAIWEGGKAHFPLTSREDPQSLHLLDLGPIGAISITGPDSQKFLQGQLTCDLVNLPDEHSTLGSHCNPKGRMISAFSALKLSQSEFVFRLPRDLAPIAQQALAKYAVFFKTELRDISDETHWLGLQGRHVAERAAKLLGFEQPSIGEVKLFDFDGERCIAQCVTELQLAILVPTSKVQQLWQKLSPECEATGYDRWQMRQIEAGIPQVDSATTEMFIPQMTNLHLLGGVSFKKGCYTGQEVIARMQFRGAAKRRLYRASCASGDLPESGTEIYGDGQQSIGNLVEACHSKDGNQLLAVLTISKVAAGETLRLKDGRTLVIEELPYDADADPLA; translated from the coding sequence ATGGATCAGCAGCAATGGCAGGATTTTCTCAGCAACGAAGGCGCCATTTGGGAGGGCGGTAAAGCTCACTTTCCTCTCACCAGTCGCGAAGACCCTCAGAGTTTGCACCTGCTGGACCTGGGTCCAATCGGGGCCATTTCTATAACTGGCCCCGACAGCCAGAAGTTCTTGCAAGGGCAGCTCACCTGCGATCTGGTCAACCTTCCGGATGAACACAGTACCCTTGGCTCCCACTGCAACCCCAAGGGACGTATGATCAGCGCCTTCAGCGCGCTAAAACTCTCACAAAGTGAGTTCGTCTTCCGATTACCGAGGGATTTGGCCCCCATTGCCCAGCAAGCACTGGCCAAATATGCCGTCTTTTTCAAAACAGAGCTGCGCGACATCAGCGATGAAACCCACTGGCTAGGTCTTCAGGGGCGCCATGTCGCAGAGCGCGCCGCCAAACTATTAGGCTTCGAACAGCCCTCAATCGGTGAAGTGAAGCTGTTTGATTTCGATGGTGAGCGCTGCATTGCCCAGTGTGTCACTGAGCTGCAACTGGCCATCCTGGTACCCACCAGCAAAGTGCAGCAGTTGTGGCAAAAACTGTCACCAGAGTGTGAGGCCACAGGCTATGACCGCTGGCAAATGCGCCAAATTGAAGCCGGTATCCCCCAAGTGGATTCAGCTACAACAGAGATGTTTATCCCTCAGATGACCAACCTGCACCTGCTAGGTGGCGTCAGCTTTAAAAAAGGCTGCTATACCGGCCAGGAAGTAATTGCCCGTATGCAGTTCCGCGGTGCAGCCAAACGTCGTCTTTACCGAGCCAGTTGCGCTTCGGGGGACCTGCCCGAATCAGGCACAGAAATCTATGGCGACGGACAACAGAGCATCGGTAACCTGGTAGAGGCCTGCCACAGTAAAGACGGCAATCAGCTGCTTGCCGTACTCACTATCTCCAAGGTAGCCGCAGGTGAAACCTTACGTTTGAAGGATGGCCGCACCCTGGTCATTGAAGAACTGCCCTACGATGCCGATGCCGACCCACTGGCCTAG
- the rpoE gene encoding RNA polymerase sigma factor RpoE, with amino-acid sequence MTAHQASTSDRELVERVQKGDKRAFDLLVLKYQHKIVAVVSRFIKDHSEVQDVTQEAFIKAYRALANFRGESAFYTWMYRIAINTAKNHLVSRSRRPPSSDVELEDAEFYSGADLLRDNETPESQMFRDQLEAAVHRAIRALPEDLRSAVTLRELEGLSYEEIAEVMGCPVGTVRSRIFRAREAIDRTVQAVMAGEPETLGDRS; translated from the coding sequence ATGACAGCGCATCAGGCGTCAACGAGTGACCGTGAGTTGGTTGAGCGTGTACAAAAAGGAGACAAGCGCGCATTTGATCTCCTAGTGCTCAAGTACCAACACAAAATTGTTGCTGTAGTGAGTCGGTTCATTAAGGACCACAGTGAAGTACAGGATGTAACCCAAGAGGCTTTTATTAAGGCTTATCGTGCTCTGGCCAATTTTCGCGGCGAGAGTGCTTTTTACACATGGATGTATCGAATTGCGATCAATACCGCCAAGAACCACTTGGTTTCCCGCAGCCGTCGGCCGCCATCTTCTGATGTTGAACTGGAGGATGCCGAATTTTATTCGGGTGCTGACCTGCTGCGCGACAACGAGACGCCTGAGAGCCAGATGTTTCGCGATCAGCTGGAAGCGGCGGTGCATCGTGCTATTCGCGCACTGCCAGAGGATCTGCGCTCAGCGGTAACGCTGAGAGAGCTTGAGGGGCTGAGCTATGAGGAAATCGCCGAGGTTATGGGATGCCCGGTGGGAACTGTGCGCTCTAGAATATTTCGCGCACGGGAGGCGATAGACCGGACAGTCCAGGCCGTGATGGCCGGCGAGCCGGAAACACTGGGTGACAGGAGTTAA
- a CDS encoding MucB/RseB C-terminal domain-containing protein has translation MTKVEPRGLRILGGILKANGLLLASSLLAPVSFAQGGIGVEPSAPTAINLDMATAPATAPAVVEVAMSDEGAVELESPAVAPADSATSIPEGASGPVATQETATPGVVNLNPAAQSALVSPGAVGSNEVEHWLAKLAKAVTELEYSGLVTFEHAGLLETLQVVHAVREGEQIERVRYLSGEPRELISHGSAGNCDINASPRNRATAWSSAGQQQVQRAYQFILRGEERIADRDAVVIEARPRDRYRLGLVVSLDRQTGLPLKTMLVSTQGRVLERYQFVQLDLSPVEDAALQAVSSNARRIDNRNECTASQSRWQVGWLPEGFRVVSVKPLSDGDMMVFSDGLGVFSVFVQRLGPELEDFKGRAIRGATTAYMDRLEIEGVAYTVTVVGEIPETTARRVASSISAKS, from the coding sequence GTGACGAAAGTCGAACCCAGGGGGCTTCGAATCCTCGGCGGGATTCTCAAGGCCAACGGTTTACTGTTGGCCTCTTCGTTGTTGGCACCCGTGTCATTTGCCCAGGGTGGCATCGGGGTTGAACCCAGTGCTCCCACCGCTATCAATCTCGATATGGCCACTGCGCCCGCGACAGCTCCCGCAGTGGTGGAAGTGGCAATGTCAGACGAGGGTGCGGTTGAGCTGGAAAGCCCCGCTGTGGCACCAGCTGATTCTGCAACTTCTATCCCGGAAGGGGCCTCTGGCCCTGTAGCGACACAAGAGACGGCAACACCTGGTGTTGTCAATCTCAATCCCGCAGCACAGAGCGCCCTGGTAAGCCCGGGTGCCGTGGGCAGTAATGAGGTTGAGCATTGGCTGGCCAAATTGGCAAAGGCGGTGACCGAGCTTGAATACAGTGGTTTGGTGACCTTCGAACATGCAGGCCTGTTGGAGACGCTGCAAGTGGTCCACGCAGTTCGTGAAGGCGAGCAGATAGAACGCGTGCGCTATCTGAGCGGTGAGCCGAGAGAGCTGATCAGCCACGGTAGTGCAGGAAATTGTGACATCAATGCTTCGCCGAGAAATCGTGCCACAGCTTGGAGTTCGGCGGGCCAGCAGCAGGTGCAGCGGGCCTACCAATTTATTTTGCGGGGCGAAGAGCGCATCGCAGATCGCGATGCAGTTGTGATTGAGGCGCGACCGCGGGATCGCTATCGCCTGGGTTTGGTGGTGAGTCTCGATAGACAAACCGGATTGCCGTTGAAGACCATGTTGGTCAGCACACAGGGCCGAGTACTTGAGCGTTATCAGTTTGTGCAGCTGGACCTCTCCCCGGTAGAGGATGCTGCTTTACAGGCAGTCTCCAGCAATGCCCGGCGGATCGACAATCGAAATGAGTGTACTGCCTCGCAGAGTCGCTGGCAGGTCGGATGGCTTCCAGAAGGTTTCAGGGTGGTTTCCGTCAAACCGCTGTCTGATGGCGATATGATGGTGTTCAGCGATGGCCTGGGGGTGTTTTCCGTGTTTGTACAGCGCCTCGGTCCTGAACTTGAGGACTTCAAGGGGCGTGCAATTCGCGGAGCTACAACAGCTTATATGGATCGCCTGGAAATTGAAGGCGTTGCTTACACGGTAACGGTGGTTGGTGAAATCCCTGAAACAACTGCACGCCGTGTCGCCAGCTCGATTAGCGCAAAGAGTTAA
- a CDS encoding SoxR reducing system RseC family protein produces MLQERGRVVAIESDAIWVETTQSSACNGCSTKSSCGTGLLGDLFSSSTRIKVALNGFPSDKIHLDDIAVIGITENALTSSALLVYLVPLVSLVLAALIGDSLFAELGAVIGALIGLVVGALGVRWYSRYQSGNPTYTPVLLQIEPSQK; encoded by the coding sequence GTGCTGCAGGAGCGTGGCCGGGTAGTAGCCATAGAGTCCGATGCGATCTGGGTGGAGACCACCCAGAGCAGCGCCTGTAATGGCTGCTCTACCAAGTCCAGCTGCGGAACCGGGTTGCTGGGTGATCTTTTCTCTTCCTCGACCCGCATTAAAGTGGCCTTGAATGGTTTTCCTTCCGATAAAATCCACCTCGATGATATTGCTGTAATCGGTATAACTGAGAATGCCCTGACCAGTAGTGCCCTTCTGGTTTATCTGGTTCCCCTGGTGTCTCTGGTGCTGGCTGCGCTGATTGGAGATTCACTCTTTGCAGAGCTCGGCGCAGTAATAGGGGCCCTGATTGGCCTGGTCGTCGGTGCTTTAGGGGTCCGCTGGTACAGCAGATACCAGTCCGGAAATCCTACCTATACCCCAGTATTGCTGCAGATTGAACCTTCGCAGAAGTAG
- the ycjG gene encoding L-Ala-D/L-Glu epimerase — translation MRARCFDEQWPLRTAFVISRGARTEAQVVVVEVSDGDVIGVGECTPYARYGESVASVLHQLQPLLKEVADGLTREQLQLHMPAGAARNALDCALMDWESKKEGHQLPSPSVLSTVQTLVVDSPEAMAGAAQTAVAAGADVLKLKLDDRHVQERVSAVRAAAPDARLVIDANEAWRAETLLQRCNDLSELGVSMLEQPLPASEDAFLETFEHPLTICADESCHTRDDLPKLVKRYEMINIKLDKTGGITEAMALADEAANLGLEIMLGCMLCTSRAIRAAWPLGTRASFLDLDGPTWLASDVEPPLRFEAGRVYWT, via the coding sequence ATGCGGGCTCGATGTTTCGATGAGCAATGGCCTCTACGCACTGCATTTGTCATTTCCCGTGGCGCGCGCACTGAAGCCCAGGTCGTGGTAGTTGAGGTTAGTGATGGTGATGTTATCGGTGTCGGTGAGTGCACACCCTATGCTCGTTATGGGGAGAGTGTTGCCTCTGTTTTGCACCAATTGCAGCCATTGCTCAAGGAAGTGGCCGATGGGCTAACGCGAGAGCAATTGCAGTTGCATATGCCTGCAGGAGCGGCAAGAAATGCTTTGGATTGTGCTCTGATGGATTGGGAGTCCAAGAAGGAGGGGCACCAGCTACCCTCCCCAAGCGTTCTATCTACAGTGCAAACCCTGGTGGTGGACAGCCCTGAGGCAATGGCGGGTGCCGCCCAGACCGCTGTAGCGGCAGGTGCCGATGTGCTCAAGTTGAAACTTGATGACCGGCATGTGCAGGAGAGGGTATCGGCAGTGCGCGCTGCGGCACCGGATGCCAGATTGGTGATCGATGCCAACGAGGCCTGGCGAGCAGAGACGCTGCTGCAGCGCTGTAACGATTTGAGCGAACTGGGTGTGTCAATGCTGGAGCAGCCCCTTCCAGCGAGTGAGGATGCTTTCCTGGAAACTTTTGAGCACCCGCTGACCATTTGTGCCGATGAGAGCTGTCATACCCGGGATGATCTGCCGAAGCTGGTCAAGCGCTATGAGATGATCAATATCAAGCTGGACAAGACTGGCGGAATTACCGAGGCCATGGCACTGGCAGATGAAGCCGCTAATCTCGGCCTGGAAATTATGCTGGGGTGTATGCTGTGTACCTCTCGAGCTATTCGTGCCGCTTGGCCCTTGGGAACCCGGGCGAGTTTCCTAGATCTGGATGGCCCCACCTGGCTGGCCAGCGATGTGGAGCCTCCACTGCGTTTTGAGGCGGGCAGGGTTTACTGGACGTAA